The following are from one region of the Streptomyces decoyicus genome:
- a CDS encoding ACT domain-containing protein translates to MTGERDLRALLSGMRPERNEGRFVFASVPGAIPGGLTPVVTVTEPEGRTLVVHQDEADRAGLAYDYVAGWITLRVHSALDAVGLTAAVATALAQAGLSCNVVAGFHHDHLFVPYAATDEALRRLRALADQA, encoded by the coding sequence ATGACGGGCGAACGTGATCTCCGGGCCCTGCTCAGCGGGATGCGTCCCGAGCGGAACGAGGGCCGCTTTGTCTTTGCGAGCGTGCCCGGCGCGATCCCCGGTGGCCTGACACCGGTGGTCACCGTCACCGAGCCCGAAGGCCGCACCCTCGTCGTCCACCAGGACGAGGCCGACCGCGCGGGCCTGGCGTACGACTATGTCGCCGGCTGGATCACCCTGCGGGTGCACTCCGCGCTGGACGCTGTCGGACTGACCGCCGCCGTGGCCACCGCACTCGCCCAGGCGGGCCTCAGCTGCAATGTCGTCGCCGGTTTCCACCACGATCACCTCTTCGTGCCGTATGCCGCCACCGACGAGGCGCTGCGCCGGCTGCGCGCGCTGGCCGACCAGGCATAA
- a CDS encoding CGNR zinc finger domain-containing protein: protein MTATRLALELAVTLRHDGHGGVADDLAGPEGLAVWVRERAALLDCAEDPAVPDEALHTAVRELRAAVRSLFARAVRPGPPSSADAHRLLPEEEALRRLNAAAALVAMTPRLSWEPGAPPAVRHHPAGSAPPADRIVAALARAALAFLAGPDRELLRACPAPRCVRYFVKDHARQEWCAPSCGNRARVARHHERRREGQGGAP from the coding sequence ATGACCGCAACACGGCTCGCACTCGAACTCGCCGTCACCCTGCGCCACGACGGGCACGGCGGCGTCGCCGATGACCTGGCCGGTCCGGAGGGGCTCGCGGTCTGGGTGCGTGAGCGGGCCGCGCTGCTGGACTGCGCGGAGGACCCGGCCGTCCCGGACGAGGCGCTGCACACCGCCGTGCGCGAGCTGCGGGCCGCGGTCCGGTCGCTGTTCGCCCGCGCCGTCCGGCCGGGGCCGCCCAGTTCCGCCGATGCGCACCGGCTGCTCCCGGAGGAGGAGGCGCTTCGTCGGCTGAATGCCGCCGCGGCCCTGGTCGCCATGACACCCCGGCTCAGCTGGGAGCCGGGCGCGCCGCCCGCCGTGCGGCACCACCCGGCCGGCTCCGCGCCACCCGCCGACCGGATCGTCGCCGCGCTGGCCCGCGCCGCCCTCGCCTTCCTCGCCGGCCCCGACCGGGAGCTGCTGCGGGCCTGCCCCGCCCCGCGCTGTGTGCGCTACTTCGTCAAGGACCATGCCCGCCAGGAGTGGTGCGCCCCTTCCTGCGGCAACCGCGCCCGGGTCGCACGCCACCACGAGCGGCGCCGGGAAGGACAGGGCGGCGCCCCGTAG
- a CDS encoding maleylpyruvate isomerase N-terminal domain-containing protein, translating into MSVTHEHALPAEAVRAAVETGQERLRALLPGLGDDGVREPSELPGWSRAHVLSHLEGVALALARQARYALRGEPVEPYDGGRPARAAAIEAGAVRDAAALGHAVRAALAEASAAWAAVGPADWSRPVKGRPVTPGGRTATALRRRARHFRKGLRTPCPVPGPAPLPRSTSGKRACVRFLPRSGGVTTGRC; encoded by the coding sequence GTGTCCGTGACGCATGAGCATGCGCTGCCGGCCGAGGCGGTACGGGCTGCGGTCGAGACGGGCCAGGAGCGGCTGCGGGCCCTGCTGCCCGGTCTGGGCGACGACGGGGTGCGGGAGCCGAGCGAGCTGCCCGGCTGGTCCCGTGCACATGTTCTCTCGCACCTCGAGGGCGTCGCGCTCGCCCTGGCCCGGCAGGCCCGCTACGCGCTGCGCGGTGAGCCGGTCGAGCCGTACGACGGCGGGCGCCCGGCGCGTGCGGCCGCGATCGAGGCCGGAGCGGTGCGTGATGCGGCGGCGCTCGGGCACGCCGTACGGGCCGCGCTGGCCGAGGCGTCCGCGGCCTGGGCGGCGGTCGGCCCGGCCGACTGGTCGCGGCCGGTGAAGGGCCGTCCCGTAACCCCTGGCGGGCGCACGGCGACAGCCCTCAGGCGGCGCGCCCGGCACTTCCGGAAAGGACTGCGCACCCCATGCCCTGTCCCGGGTCCAGCACCCCTCCCACGCTCGACCTCTGGAAAGCGGGCCTGCGTTCGGTTCCTTCCGAGGTCTGGCGGCGTGACGACTGGGAGGTGCTGA
- a CDS encoding leucine-rich repeat domain-containing protein, with protein MPCPGSSTPPTLDLWKAGLRSVPSEVWRRDDWEVLILADNALTEIPAALLGRLRALHTLDLGHNALTALPDEIGRLTGLTRFLYLHDNRLTALPDSLGRLDRLGYLNVGENPLGRLPAALGEMAALVELRCQNAELTTLPESLGRLGRLRELWLGGNALTALPESTAALRELRVLELRDNALPGVPEALRVLPLLRRIDLRGNRIEALPPWIARLPSLEKLDLRWNTVDDGASPVPALRERGCVVLT; from the coding sequence ATGCCCTGTCCCGGGTCCAGCACCCCTCCCACGCTCGACCTCTGGAAAGCGGGCCTGCGTTCGGTTCCTTCCGAGGTCTGGCGGCGTGACGACTGGGAGGTGCTGATCCTTGCCGACAACGCTCTGACCGAGATCCCGGCGGCACTCCTCGGCCGGCTGCGCGCGCTGCACACCCTCGACCTCGGCCACAACGCGCTGACGGCCCTCCCGGACGAGATCGGCCGGCTCACCGGGCTGACCCGCTTCCTCTATCTGCACGACAACCGGCTCACCGCACTGCCGGACTCGCTCGGCAGGCTGGACCGGCTCGGCTATCTCAACGTCGGCGAGAATCCGCTCGGCCGGCTGCCGGCCGCGCTCGGCGAGATGGCCGCGCTGGTCGAACTACGTTGCCAGAACGCCGAGTTGACCACTCTGCCCGAGTCATTGGGGCGGCTGGGCCGCCTCCGTGAGCTGTGGCTGGGCGGCAATGCGCTGACGGCGCTGCCCGAGAGCACGGCGGCGCTGCGCGAGCTGAGGGTGCTCGAACTCCGGGACAACGCTCTCCCCGGCGTCCCCGAGGCGCTGCGCGTGCTGCCGCTGCTGCGCCGGATCGACCTGCGCGGCAACCGGATCGAGGCGCTGCCGCCGTGGATCGCCCGGCTGCCGTCGCTGGAGAAGCTGGATCTGCGCTGGAACACCGTGGACGACGGCGCGAGCCCGGTGCCGGCGCTACGGGAGAGAGGGTGCGTGGTGCTCACCTGA
- a CDS encoding DUF397 domain-containing protein: MTDSITEQRLAGGPKPDVDLTQAEWQSSTQGVGGVQIAFVEGYIAMRNRHSPDVPALIFTPAEWRAFVLDARDGEFDLT; this comes from the coding sequence GTGACCGACAGCATCACCGAGCAGCGGCTCGCGGGCGGACCCAAGCCTGATGTCGACCTGACGCAGGCCGAGTGGCAGTCGAGCACCCAGGGCGTGGGCGGCGTCCAGATCGCCTTCGTCGAGGGCTATATCGCGATGCGCAACCGCCACAGCCCGGACGTCCCCGCGCTGATCTTCACCCCCGCCGAGTGGCGGGCCTTCGTCCTCGACGCCCGCGACGGCGAATTCGATCTCACCTAG
- a CDS encoding thiolase domain-containing protein, which yields MSKEPVAVVGIGQTKHVAARHDVSLAGLVREAARRALDDAQLTWADIDAVVIGKAPDFFEGLMMPELYLADALGAVGKPMLRVHTAGSVGGSTALVAANLVAARVHRTVLTLAFEKQSESNAMWGLSLPVPFQQPLLAGAGGFFAPHVRAYMRRTGAPDTVGSLVAYKDRRNALKNPYAHLHENDITLEKVQASPMLWDPIRYSETCPSSDGACAMVLTDRTGAARAPHPAAWVHGGAMRSEPTLFAGKDFVSPQAGKDCAADVYRQAGITDPRRQIDAVEMYVPFSWYEPMWLENLGFAEEGEGWKLTESGVTALDGDLPVNPSGGVLSTNPIGASGMIRFAEAALQVRGQAGGHQVDGARTALGHAYGGGSQFFSMWLVGAGRPTT from the coding sequence ATGAGCAAGGAGCCCGTGGCCGTCGTCGGCATCGGCCAGACCAAACACGTCGCCGCCCGCCACGACGTCTCCCTCGCCGGACTCGTCCGCGAGGCGGCCCGACGCGCCCTGGACGACGCCCAGTTGACCTGGGCCGACATCGACGCCGTGGTGATCGGCAAGGCCCCCGACTTCTTCGAGGGCCTGATGATGCCCGAGCTGTATCTCGCCGACGCGCTGGGCGCCGTCGGCAAACCGATGCTGCGGGTGCACACCGCCGGATCGGTCGGCGGCTCCACCGCCCTGGTCGCCGCCAACCTGGTCGCCGCCCGGGTCCACCGCACCGTCCTCACCCTCGCCTTCGAAAAGCAGTCCGAGTCCAATGCCATGTGGGGCCTGTCCCTGCCGGTCCCCTTCCAGCAGCCCCTGCTGGCCGGCGCCGGCGGCTTCTTCGCCCCACACGTCCGCGCGTACATGAGGCGCACCGGGGCCCCGGACACCGTCGGCTCCCTCGTCGCCTACAAGGACCGCCGCAACGCCCTCAAGAATCCCTACGCCCACCTCCACGAAAACGACATCACCCTCGAAAAGGTCCAGGCCTCGCCGATGCTCTGGGACCCGATCCGCTACTCCGAGACCTGCCCGTCCTCCGACGGCGCGTGCGCGATGGTCCTCACCGACCGCACCGGGGCCGCCCGCGCACCGCACCCGGCGGCCTGGGTGCACGGCGGTGCGATGCGCAGCGAACCCACCCTCTTCGCCGGCAAGGACTTCGTCTCCCCGCAGGCCGGCAAGGACTGCGCCGCCGACGTCTACCGGCAGGCCGGCATCACCGACCCGCGCCGGCAGATCGACGCGGTCGAGATGTACGTCCCCTTCAGCTGGTACGAGCCGATGTGGCTGGAGAACCTCGGCTTCGCCGAGGAGGGCGAGGGCTGGAAGCTCACCGAATCGGGCGTCACCGCACTCGACGGCGACCTCCCGGTCAACCCCTCCGGCGGGGTGCTGTCCACCAACCCCATCGGCGCCTCGGGCATGATCCGCTTCGCGGAGGCCGCCCTCCAGGTGCGCGGGCAGGCCGGCGGCCATCAAGTCGACGGCGCCCGCACGGCGTTGGGACACGCCTACGGCGGCGGCTCCCAGTTCTTCTCGATGTGGCTGGTCGGGGCCGGCCGGCCGACCACCTGA
- a CDS encoding thiolase domain-containing protein, with protein MREVAIVAFGQSDHVRDSAETSEVEMLMPVLHDVLAQTGLAARDIDFTCSGSSDYLAGRAFSFTMALDGVGAWPPISESHVEMDGAWALYEAWVKILTGEAETALVYAYGKSSPGDLREVLTRQLDPYYVAPLWPDSVALAALQAQALIDAGLTDARALAGIAARSRAAAGSNPHAQLRGEVPAGEVLVAPLRTGDCPPIGDGAAAVVLAAGDTARRLVDRPAWIRGLDHRIEAHSLGVRDLTDSPSTRLAAERAGAFELPHGLDGTGGAPMVDTVELHAPFTSQEVVLRRALKLDAPDSTVCINPSGGALAANPVMAAGLIRLGEAAARIHRGASDRALAHATSGPCLQQNLVAVLEGER; from the coding sequence ATGCGCGAAGTCGCCATCGTCGCCTTCGGGCAGAGCGATCATGTCCGCGACAGCGCGGAGACCTCCGAGGTCGAGATGCTGATGCCGGTGCTCCACGATGTCCTGGCGCAGACCGGCCTGGCGGCCCGCGACATCGACTTCACCTGCTCCGGCTCCTCCGACTACCTGGCCGGCCGGGCCTTCTCCTTCACCATGGCCCTGGACGGCGTCGGCGCCTGGCCGCCGATCTCCGAATCCCATGTCGAGATGGACGGCGCCTGGGCGCTGTACGAGGCCTGGGTGAAGATCCTCACCGGTGAGGCGGAGACCGCACTGGTCTACGCGTACGGCAAGTCCTCGCCCGGTGATCTCCGTGAGGTCCTCACCCGGCAGCTCGACCCGTATTACGTCGCCCCGCTGTGGCCCGACTCCGTCGCGCTCGCCGCACTCCAGGCCCAGGCCCTGATCGACGCGGGACTCACCGACGCGCGGGCACTGGCCGGTATCGCGGCCCGCAGCCGGGCGGCCGCCGGGTCCAACCCGCACGCCCAGCTGCGCGGCGAGGTGCCCGCAGGCGAGGTGCTCGTCGCCCCGCTGCGTACCGGCGACTGCCCGCCCATCGGCGACGGCGCGGCCGCCGTCGTCCTCGCCGCCGGCGACACCGCCCGCAGGCTGGTCGACCGCCCCGCCTGGATCCGCGGCCTCGACCACCGCATCGAGGCCCACAGCCTGGGCGTCCGCGACCTCACCGACTCGCCGTCCACCCGGCTCGCCGCCGAGCGCGCCGGTGCCTTCGAGCTCCCCCATGGCCTGGACGGCACGGGAGGTGCCCCCATGGTCGATACGGTCGAGTTGCATGCCCCCTTCACCTCCCAGGAGGTCGTGCTGCGCCGCGCCCTGAAACTCGACGCGCCGGACAGCACGGTGTGCATCAACCCGTCGGGCGGCGCACTGGCCGCCAACCCCGTCATGGCCGCCGGCCTGATCCGCCTCGGCGAGGCCGCCGCCCGCATCCACCGCGGCGCATCCGACCGCGCCCTCGCCCACGCCACCTCGGGGCCGTGCCTGCAACAGAACCTGGTCGCCGTCCTGGAGGGTGAGCGATGA
- a CDS encoding Zn-ribbon domain-containing OB-fold protein produces the protein MPEVLTAPLVVEFPFTRSLGPVQSAFLTGLRERTVLGVTASDGRVVVPPTEYDPVTAEEVRELVEVGTGGTVTTWAWNPSPRRGQPLTTPFAWVLVRLDGADTALLHALDAPGPDAVRTGMRVRVRWAAERTGAITDIACFEPDDSAADDGRPAAHSGEFADAVTGITVPARLDYTYSPGRTQSRYLRALTDHRIVGERCPSCRKVYVPPRGACPTCGVATDTQVEVGPRGTVTTFCIVNIKAKNLDIEVPYVYAHIALDGADLALHARIGGIPYDRVRMGLRVEPVWTEGGRFPDHYRPTGEPDADYAGYKELI, from the coding sequence ATGCCAGAGGTCCTCACGGCGCCTCTCGTCGTCGAATTCCCCTTCACCCGCTCGCTCGGCCCCGTCCAGAGCGCCTTTCTCACCGGGCTGCGCGAGCGCACCGTCCTCGGTGTCACCGCGAGCGACGGCCGGGTGGTCGTACCGCCCACCGAGTACGACCCGGTCACCGCCGAGGAGGTCCGCGAGCTGGTCGAGGTCGGCACCGGCGGCACCGTCACCACCTGGGCCTGGAACCCGTCCCCACGCCGCGGCCAGCCGCTCACCACCCCCTTCGCCTGGGTGCTGGTCCGGCTCGACGGCGCCGACACCGCACTGCTGCACGCACTGGACGCACCCGGCCCCGACGCCGTACGCACCGGGATGCGGGTCCGGGTCCGCTGGGCCGCGGAGCGCACCGGCGCGATCACCGACATTGCCTGCTTCGAGCCGGACGACAGCGCCGCGGACGACGGCCGGCCGGCCGCGCACAGCGGGGAGTTCGCGGACGCCGTCACCGGTATCACCGTCCCCGCCCGGCTCGACTACACCTACTCGCCCGGTCGCACCCAGTCCCGCTACCTCCGGGCGCTCACGGATCACAGGATCGTCGGCGAGCGCTGCCCTTCCTGTCGCAAGGTCTATGTCCCGCCCCGCGGCGCCTGCCCCACCTGCGGTGTCGCCACCGACACCCAGGTCGAGGTCGGCCCCCGCGGCACCGTCACCACCTTCTGCATCGTCAACATCAAGGCCAAGAACCTCGACATCGAGGTCCCTTACGTCTACGCCCATATCGCCCTGGACGGTGCCGACCTGGCGCTGCACGCCCGCATCGGAGGCATCCCGTACGACCGGGTCCGCATGGGGCTGCGCGTCGAACCCGTCTGGACCGAGGGCGGCCGCTTCCCCGACCACTACCGCCCCACCGGCGAACCCGATGCCGACTACGCCGGCTACAAGGAGCTGATCTGA
- a CDS encoding crotonase/enoyl-CoA hydratase family protein, whose amino-acid sequence MGSTEHLSVERLGATLVLTLNRPEAKNALSLPMLVGLYDGWIAADEDDTIRSIVLTGAGGTFCAGMDLKALAGDGMAGEHYRDRLRADPDLHWKAMLRQHRPRKPVIAAVEGHCVAGGTEILQGTDIRVAGESATFGLFEVRRGLFPIGGSTVRLARQIPRTHALEMLLTGRPYPAREAERIGLIGHVVPEGTALDKALEIAELINGCGPLAVEAVKASVYETADMTETDGLAAELARGWPVFDTADAKEGSRAFAEKRPPVYRRA is encoded by the coding sequence ATGGGCAGCACGGAACATCTGTCGGTGGAGCGCCTCGGCGCGACCCTGGTGCTCACCCTCAACCGGCCGGAGGCGAAGAACGCGCTCTCGCTGCCGATGCTGGTGGGCCTGTACGACGGCTGGATCGCCGCCGACGAGGACGACACGATCCGCTCCATCGTCCTCACCGGCGCCGGCGGCACCTTCTGCGCCGGCATGGACCTCAAGGCCCTTGCGGGCGACGGCATGGCCGGCGAGCACTACCGCGACCGGCTGCGTGCCGACCCCGATCTGCACTGGAAGGCGATGCTGCGGCAGCACCGCCCCCGCAAACCCGTGATCGCCGCCGTCGAGGGCCACTGCGTCGCGGGCGGCACGGAGATCCTCCAGGGCACGGACATCCGCGTCGCCGGGGAGAGCGCCACCTTCGGGCTCTTCGAGGTCCGGCGCGGGCTCTTCCCGATCGGCGGATCCACCGTCCGCCTCGCCCGCCAGATCCCCCGCACCCACGCCCTGGAGATGCTGCTCACCGGCCGGCCCTACCCCGCGCGCGAGGCCGAACGCATCGGGCTGATCGGCCATGTCGTGCCCGAAGGGACCGCGCTGGACAAGGCCCTGGAGATCGCGGAACTGATCAACGGCTGCGGACCGCTGGCCGTCGAAGCCGTCAAGGCCTCCGTCTACGAGACCGCCGACATGACCGAGACCGACGGGCTCGCGGCCGAACTCGCCCGCGGCTGGCCGGTCTTCGACACCGCCGACGCCAAAGAGGGCTCCCGGGCCTTCGCCGAGAAGCGCCCGCCCGTCTACCGGCGCGCCTGA
- a CDS encoding acyl-CoA synthetase, whose protein sequence is MEYNLADLFESIVDTVPDREALVYVGHPGTGAERRLTYAELDRAANRLAHHLADHGIGPGRHVGLHLYNGVEYLQAVYACLKIRAVPVNVNYRYVEEELAYLYRDADLAALVFDAEFTARVAATLPQAPGLRHLVRVGTPPADAPEPRITPVALADAEAAGSPARGFGPRSADDRIVIYTGGTTGMPKGVMWRHEDLFFAGMGGGAPTGEPVQRPQELAERVAAGGEGIVFFPTPPLMHGTSTLTAFIAFHFGQKVVVHRKYVPEEVLRTIERERVTSVSLVGDAMLRPLVDALTGPLKGTDCSSLFSVSSSGAILSETVRAQFSALAPHVMLLNNFGSSESGFNGTATEDSGPANGFRLRVNSRTAVVDPATHEPVPVGEVGRIALRGHVPLGYYNDPEKTAETFFEARGDRWVLLGDMATVDAAGIVTVLGRGSQCINSGGEKVYPEEVEQALKAHPDVYDALVAGVPDERWGNRVAAVVQLRPDAAPLDLAGLQLHCRTRLAGYKIPRAVVFTDHIQRSPSGKADYRWARACLHSPVVRP, encoded by the coding sequence GTGGAGTACAACCTTGCCGACCTCTTCGAGTCGATCGTCGACACGGTCCCCGACCGCGAGGCGCTGGTGTACGTCGGCCACCCCGGGACCGGCGCCGAACGACGCCTGACGTACGCGGAGCTGGACCGCGCGGCCAATCGCCTGGCCCACCACCTCGCCGACCACGGCATCGGCCCCGGCCGGCACGTCGGGCTGCACCTCTACAACGGCGTCGAATACCTCCAGGCCGTCTACGCCTGCCTGAAGATCCGCGCCGTCCCGGTCAACGTCAACTACCGCTATGTGGAAGAGGAGTTGGCCTACCTCTACCGGGACGCCGACCTGGCGGCGCTGGTCTTCGACGCGGAGTTCACCGCGCGGGTGGCCGCCACCCTCCCCCAGGCGCCCGGCCTACGGCATCTCGTACGCGTCGGCACCCCGCCGGCCGACGCCCCCGAGCCGCGGATCACACCCGTCGCGCTCGCGGACGCCGAGGCCGCCGGCTCCCCCGCGCGCGGCTTCGGCCCGCGCTCCGCCGACGACCGGATCGTCATCTACACCGGCGGCACCACCGGTATGCCCAAGGGCGTGATGTGGCGCCACGAGGACCTCTTCTTCGCCGGGATGGGCGGCGGGGCACCGACCGGTGAGCCCGTGCAACGGCCGCAGGAGCTGGCCGAGCGGGTCGCGGCCGGCGGTGAGGGGATCGTCTTCTTCCCCACTCCCCCGCTGATGCACGGCACCTCCACCCTCACCGCGTTCATCGCCTTCCACTTCGGCCAGAAGGTCGTCGTCCACCGCAAATATGTGCCCGAGGAGGTACTGCGCACGATCGAGCGGGAGCGGGTCACCAGCGTGTCGCTGGTCGGCGATGCGATGCTGCGCCCGCTGGTCGACGCGCTCACCGGACCGCTCAAGGGCACCGACTGCTCCTCGCTGTTCAGCGTCAGCAGCTCCGGCGCGATCCTCTCCGAGACCGTACGCGCCCAGTTCAGTGCGCTGGCCCCGCACGTCATGCTGCTCAACAACTTCGGCTCCTCCGAATCCGGCTTCAACGGCACCGCCACCGAGGACTCGGGACCCGCCAACGGATTCCGGCTGCGGGTCAACTCCCGTACGGCGGTGGTGGACCCCGCGACCCACGAACCGGTCCCGGTCGGCGAGGTGGGCCGTATCGCGCTCCGCGGGCATGTCCCGCTGGGCTACTACAACGACCCGGAGAAGACCGCCGAGACCTTCTTCGAGGCGCGCGGTGACCGGTGGGTGCTGCTGGGCGATATGGCCACCGTCGACGCGGCCGGCATCGTCACCGTCCTCGGCCGGGGCTCGCAGTGCATCAACTCCGGCGGCGAGAAGGTCTACCCGGAGGAGGTCGAACAGGCGCTGAAGGCGCATCCGGACGTCTATGACGCGCTGGTGGCGGGCGTGCCGGACGAGCGGTGGGGCAACCGCGTCGCGGCCGTGGTCCAACTGCGCCCCGACGCCGCGCCGTTGGACCTCGCGGGCCTCCAGCTCCACTGCCGGACCCGGCTGGCGGGCTACAAGATTCCGCGCGCCGTCGTCTTCACCGACCACATCCAGCGTTCGCCCAGCGGCAAGGCGGACTACCGCTGGGCGAGGGCCTGTCTTCACAGTCCCGTCGTTCGCCCGTAG
- a CDS encoding chorismate mutase, producing the protein MQLITSMRSALTAGAAAAVLLTGTGGAVAAPAAPPARATAKASAPSAKATAPLAADTALAAKGHAPAAATAHSAYGRLGPLAELSAQRLATGDLVAAAKWGTGGPIDDPAREQEVLDAVAEQARRLGADPAATVRIFRDQIEASKVVQRGLHRRWHADPAQAPTTRPDLDEVRKEINRINGELVRAIARSPHARSAPYCAPLLTVAAAQVRHERHLDGLHTVALARSLRSVCDGT; encoded by the coding sequence GTGCAGCTGATCACCTCGATGCGGAGCGCCCTGACCGCCGGAGCGGCCGCCGCCGTCCTGCTGACCGGAACCGGTGGGGCCGTCGCGGCTCCGGCGGCCCCACCGGCCAGGGCCACCGCCAAGGCCAGTGCTCCGTCGGCCAAGGCCACTGCCCCGTTGGCCGCCGACACCGCGCTGGCGGCCAAGGGGCACGCCCCGGCTGCCGCCACCGCGCACTCCGCGTACGGCCGCCTCGGCCCGCTCGCCGAGCTGTCCGCACAGCGGCTGGCCACCGGCGATCTGGTGGCCGCGGCGAAGTGGGGCACCGGCGGCCCGATCGACGACCCGGCCCGTGAGCAGGAGGTACTGGACGCGGTGGCCGAGCAGGCCCGGCGGCTGGGTGCCGACCCGGCGGCCACGGTGCGGATCTTCCGGGACCAGATCGAGGCCAGCAAGGTCGTGCAGCGGGGGCTGCACCGCAGGTGGCACGCGGACCCCGCGCAGGCGCCGACCACGCGACCCGACCTCGACGAGGTCCGCAAGGAGATCAACCGCATCAACGGCGAGCTGGTGCGGGCCATCGCCCGTTCCCCGCACGCCCGCTCGGCGCCGTACTGCGCTCCGCTGCTGACCGTGGCCGCCGCGCAGGTCCGCCATGAGCGGCACCTGGACGGGCTGCACACGGTGGCGCTGGCCCGTTCGCTGCGCTCGGTCTGCGACGGCACCTGA
- a CDS encoding alpha/beta fold hydrolase: MSDVRKVQVGEVQLAYRMWGEEDAPPAVLLHCLGEDGEDWRGVVGRLAGTHRVYALDQRGHGYSDWPGAYGFERWRDDAIGFLQALGLERVILIGHSLGAVAALLLAADRPELVDRLILEEVAPPRPADPPQEVPEQPAGPQPFDWQAKVAVVAERNAPDPVWWEALEKITAPTLVIGGGESSHIPQEHLAELVERIPDACLVTVEGAGHLVHEERPGEFLAAVNSFLAPRP; the protein is encoded by the coding sequence ATGAGTGACGTCCGGAAAGTGCAGGTCGGTGAGGTCCAGCTGGCGTATCGGATGTGGGGAGAGGAGGACGCGCCCCCGGCCGTGCTGCTCCACTGCCTCGGGGAGGACGGCGAGGACTGGCGCGGTGTGGTCGGCAGGCTCGCCGGCACCCACCGTGTCTACGCCCTCGACCAGCGGGGCCACGGGTACAGCGACTGGCCCGGGGCGTACGGCTTCGAACGGTGGCGGGACGATGCGATCGGCTTCCTCCAGGCACTCGGCCTGGAGCGGGTGATCCTGATCGGGCACTCGCTGGGCGCGGTGGCCGCGCTGCTGCTGGCCGCGGACCGGCCCGAGCTGGTGGACCGCCTCATCCTGGAGGAGGTGGCGCCGCCGCGGCCCGCCGATCCGCCGCAGGAGGTGCCGGAGCAGCCGGCCGGCCCGCAGCCGTTCGACTGGCAGGCCAAGGTCGCCGTGGTGGCGGAGCGCAATGCGCCCGACCCCGTGTGGTGGGAGGCACTGGAGAAGATCACCGCACCGACCCTGGTCATCGGCGGCGGCGAGTCCAGCCATATCCCGCAGGAGCACCTCGCCGAGCTGGTCGAGCGGATCCCGGACGCCTGCCTGGTGACGGTGGAGGGCGCCGGCCATCTCGTCCACGAGGAGCGCCCCGGGGAGTTCCTCGCCGCGGTCAACTCGTTCCTCGCGCCGCGCCCGTAG